Proteins from a genomic interval of Candidatus Methylomirabilis lanthanidiphila:
- a CDS encoding 3-oxoacyl-ACP synthase — protein MYGSRVAGTGASVPDRILTNAELERMVSTSDEWIVTRTGISERRIAADDQATSDLAEGAARRALEAAAVDPHDLDLILVNTVTPDMFFPSTACVVQERIGASRAAAFDLLAACAGFVYGLSVADAYLRAGVMRNILVIGADIMSRVVDWSDRGTCVLFGDGAGAVLLQRTTDPSVLSTHLYSDGSKGRQLMIPGGGSRQPACQQVIDEKLITIRMPNGNEVFKTAVRYMEEAAMAALKANGVEVSDIDLFISHQANARIIYAVAERLDLPRERIFMNIDRYGNTSAASIPIAMDEAVRAGRLKRGDLLLLTAFGGGITWGSALIRW, from the coding sequence ATGTACGGGAGCAGGGTGGCCGGCACAGGAGCCTCCGTTCCGGATCGGATACTGACCAATGCTGAGCTGGAGCGGATGGTCAGTACGAGCGACGAGTGGATCGTCACGCGCACCGGAATCTCGGAGCGGCGGATCGCTGCCGACGATCAGGCCACATCGGATCTGGCCGAGGGGGCAGCTCGACGCGCGCTTGAGGCGGCTGCCGTTGACCCTCATGACCTGGATCTAATCCTCGTCAACACAGTCACCCCCGATATGTTCTTTCCCTCTACCGCGTGCGTGGTGCAGGAGCGGATTGGCGCGTCGCGCGCGGCGGCCTTCGATCTGTTGGCGGCGTGTGCCGGCTTTGTGTACGGTCTCTCTGTCGCCGATGCCTATCTGCGAGCCGGCGTCATGCGCAATATTCTCGTGATAGGAGCAGACATCATGTCGAGGGTCGTTGACTGGAGTGATCGAGGGACCTGCGTCCTCTTTGGCGATGGCGCCGGTGCGGTGCTCCTGCAGCGGACAACCGATCCCTCTGTCCTCTCCACGCATCTGTACTCGGACGGGTCAAAGGGGAGGCAACTGATGATTCCGGGGGGCGGCTCGCGCCAGCCCGCCTGTCAACAGGTAATTGATGAAAAGCTGATTACGATTCGGATGCCCAATGGGAACGAGGTGTTTAAGACGGCCGTCCGATATATGGAGGAGGCCGCCATGGCGGCGCTGAAGGCAAACGGGGTGGAGGTCTCCGACATCGACCTCTTCATTTCGCATCAGGCCAACGCCCGAATCATCTATGCCGTAGCCGAACGGCTCGACCTTCCGCGGGAGCGGATCTTTATGAATATTGATCGTTACGGGAATACCTCTGCAGCTTCGATTCCTATCGCCATGGACGAAGCGGTCCGGGCTGGACGACTGAAGCGTGGTGACTTGTTGCTGCTGACGGCCTTTGGGGGCGGCATTACTTGGGGATCAGCGCTCATCCGATGGTGA
- a CDS encoding nucleoside diphosphate kinase, giving the protein MEHTLVIVKPDAVARGLIGEVIRRFESEGLVVCGLKMVRLAQKEAEGFYQVHRARPFFDSLTRFMAAGPCVAMVLAGEGAIGRVRTLMGATDPAKAAEGTLRRSFAASIEKNVVHGSDSEASAAFEIPYFFNRLEIVSPAERGEISVM; this is encoded by the coding sequence ATGGAACACACCTTAGTCATTGTGAAACCGGACGCTGTAGCACGGGGCCTTATTGGTGAGGTTATTCGACGGTTTGAGAGCGAGGGGCTGGTGGTATGCGGGCTGAAGATGGTCCGGCTGGCGCAGAAAGAGGCCGAGGGGTTCTATCAGGTACATCGGGCTCGACCATTTTTTGACAGTCTGACCCGTTTCATGGCCGCCGGCCCTTGCGTGGCGATGGTCCTTGCGGGGGAGGGGGCGATAGGGCGCGTTCGGACGCTGATGGGCGCTACCGATCCGGCCAAGGCTGCCGAGGGCACGCTCCGGCGAAGCTTTGCCGCCAGCATTGAGAAGAACGTCGTGCATGGTTCGGACTCAGAGGCCTCAGCGGCCTTTGAAATCCCATATTTTTTCAATCGATTAGAGATCGTTTCTCCTGCCGAGCGGGGAGAAATATCCGTAATGTAA
- a CDS encoding ACP S-malonyltransferase has translation MVSTRTVPVMNAIACVFPGQGSQRVGMGQDFWMQVAEARLLFEKGSEALGIDLADLCFHGPDEQLTLTTNAQPAIMAVSMAAFAALQREGITPGYVAGHSLGEYSALVAAGSLAFEDAIRVVRKRGQFMQEVVAPGAGGMAAVLGLDTRSVAAACEEAAPHGIVEVANLNGPGQVVIAGQSEAVECAIELVKQRGAKRAMRLQVSAPFHCSLMRPAAERLAAELRAIPIADPSVPLVNNADAELLTSRDQIADSLIRQVTSPVRWEDVVRRLVKEGVTLFLELGPGKVLTGLIKRIAPDATALHAEDLGSLRFAMDQIGVTR, from the coding sequence ATGGTGAGCACCCGTACGGTCCCCGTGATGAATGCGATCGCGTGTGTGTTTCCCGGTCAAGGTTCCCAACGGGTCGGGATGGGACAAGACTTTTGGATGCAGGTTGCCGAAGCCCGTCTGCTGTTCGAGAAGGGCAGTGAGGCGCTGGGGATCGATCTCGCAGATCTCTGTTTTCATGGGCCCGATGAGCAACTGACGCTCACCACAAACGCACAGCCGGCGATTATGGCGGTAAGTATGGCCGCGTTTGCCGCGTTGCAGCGCGAGGGGATTACGCCAGGCTATGTGGCGGGCCATTCGCTCGGAGAGTATTCGGCGCTCGTCGCGGCCGGAAGCTTAGCGTTCGAAGATGCGATTCGCGTTGTGAGAAAGCGAGGCCAATTCATGCAAGAGGTGGTGGCGCCTGGCGCAGGCGGCATGGCGGCTGTGTTAGGTCTGGACACCCGGAGCGTCGCTGCCGCGTGTGAGGAGGCCGCTCCACACGGGATCGTCGAGGTCGCGAATCTTAATGGTCCTGGCCAAGTGGTGATTGCCGGACAGAGCGAGGCAGTTGAGTGCGCGATCGAGTTGGTCAAACAACGCGGCGCGAAGCGGGCGATGCGCCTCCAGGTGAGCGCGCCGTTTCACTGCTCCTTGATGCGGCCGGCGGCTGAACGATTAGCCGCCGAACTGCGAGCGATTCCGATTGCCGACCCGTCGGTTCCGTTGGTCAACAATGCCGACGCCGAACTATTGACGAGCAGGGACCAGATCGCCGACAGCCTGATCCGGCAGGTGACCAGTCCGGTGCGGTGGGAGGATGTGGTGCGAAGATTGGTGAAAGAAGGCGTCACCCTTTTTCTGGAGCTCGGCCCTGGAAAGGTGCTGACAGGGTTGATCAAGCGGATTGCGCCGGACGCGACCGCGCTGCATGCGGAGGATCTGGGGTCGCTGCGGTTCGCTATGGATCAGATAGGGGTGACTCGTTGA
- a CDS encoding phosphate acyltransferase: protein MGTRIALDAMGGDRGPMVTVEGAVAAAREFNLSVVLVGNEEEISKALKQHAATGLGIAIRHAPETVGMQESPSAALRKKKQSSIRVGLELVKNREADAFISAGNTGAVMATALITLGPLPGVERPAIALIIPTLKGQSILLDAGANADCKARHLLQFAIMGDVYARQVMGKRLPTVGLLSIGEEESKGNELTREAFKGLEEDQTLNFIGNVEGREVLTGAADVIVCDGFTGNIALKIIEGAAEFFTRLLKEELGKGLAGMAGALLARGAFKRFKKVVDYTEYGGAPLLGVRGICIISHGRSSAKAFKNAIRAAAECVDNKVLEHITEGIAVS from the coding sequence ATGGGAACCCGTATAGCCCTTGACGCGATGGGCGGCGATCGCGGCCCCATGGTCACGGTTGAGGGCGCCGTAGCCGCCGCCCGTGAGTTCAACCTGTCTGTTGTGCTGGTCGGGAACGAAGAGGAAATCAGTAAGGCGCTGAAGCAGCACGCCGCGACGGGTCTCGGCATTGCGATCAGGCACGCCCCTGAGACGGTGGGGATGCAGGAATCCCCGTCTGCCGCCTTACGAAAAAAGAAGCAGTCCTCCATCCGGGTCGGCCTCGAGTTGGTAAAGAATAGAGAGGCCGATGCGTTTATCAGTGCCGGGAATACCGGCGCAGTGATGGCCACCGCGTTGATTACCTTGGGTCCGCTTCCCGGCGTGGAGCGTCCTGCTATTGCCCTCATCATTCCAACATTGAAAGGGCAGTCGATTCTATTGGATGCCGGCGCCAATGCCGATTGCAAAGCGCGGCATCTTCTCCAGTTTGCGATTATGGGGGACGTCTATGCTCGGCAAGTCATGGGGAAACGGTTGCCTACCGTGGGTTTGCTGAGCATCGGAGAGGAGGAGAGCAAGGGTAACGAACTGACGCGAGAGGCCTTCAAGGGACTCGAAGAAGACCAGACTCTCAACTTTATCGGCAACGTCGAGGGACGCGAGGTCTTGACGGGGGCAGCCGATGTCATTGTCTGCGACGGGTTTACGGGTAATATCGCCTTGAAGATTATCGAAGGCGCCGCGGAGTTCTTCACACGCTTACTGAAGGAGGAATTGGGTAAGGGACTGGCCGGGATGGCCGGCGCCCTGTTGGCTCGGGGGGCGTTCAAACGCTTTAAGAAGGTGGTTGACTATACGGAGTACGGTGGCGCCCCGTTGCTGGGGGTCCGCGGGATCTGTATTATCAGCCACGGTCGCTCAAGCGCCAAGGCCTTCAAGAATGCGATCCGAGCTGCCGCAGAATGCGTCGACAATAAGGTGCTCGAGCATATCACGGAAGGGATTGCCGTCAGTTAG
- the sucC gene encoding malate--CoA ligase subunit beta, translated as MKIHEFQAKAILSAYGVPVPKGEVVATPVEARRAAERLGGAVVLKAQIHAGGRGKAGGVMSASSSQEAEGLANRLIGARLVTHQTGPEGKIVKRILVEEQLVVSRELYAGVVLNYQAARPVIMVSAAGGMEIEAAATDPERITGVAIDPAIQLQPFHIRRLVSGFALPPSIQKAAGGVVSALYQVFQEKDCSLVEINPLVVTTEGRLLALDAKLNIDDNALFRHPELAALRDPDEELPLEVEASKSGLNYIKLNGTVGCMVNGAGLAMATMDLVKLVGGEPANFLDVGGGASAEQIERAFRILVSDQSVKVVFINIFGGILRCDRLAEGVIRAARSLHVTWPIVLRMEGTNVDQGKRMLAESGLNFITADGMQEAAEQAVKAARQAVS; from the coding sequence ATGAAGATTCATGAGTTTCAGGCGAAGGCGATCCTGAGCGCGTACGGGGTGCCTGTGCCAAAAGGGGAAGTGGTGGCGACACCCGTCGAGGCGAGGCGCGCCGCGGAGCGACTGGGCGGCGCCGTCGTGCTGAAGGCCCAGATCCATGCGGGCGGCCGCGGGAAAGCCGGCGGGGTCATGTCGGCCTCGTCCTCACAGGAGGCCGAAGGGTTAGCGAACCGGCTCATTGGCGCCCGCCTGGTCACGCATCAGACCGGTCCCGAAGGTAAGATTGTGAAGAGAATCCTGGTGGAGGAACAACTGGTCGTCAGTCGCGAGCTGTACGCTGGAGTTGTTCTGAATTATCAGGCGGCACGGCCCGTCATTATGGTCAGTGCGGCCGGGGGGATGGAGATCGAGGCGGCGGCGACAGATCCGGAGAGAATCACCGGGGTCGCCATCGATCCGGCCATACAGCTTCAGCCGTTTCATATTCGCCGACTCGTGTCGGGTTTCGCATTGCCGCCGTCGATCCAGAAGGCGGCCGGCGGCGTAGTGTCCGCCCTGTATCAAGTGTTTCAGGAGAAAGATTGTTCATTGGTCGAGATCAATCCCCTGGTCGTCACAACCGAGGGTCGACTCCTGGCGCTGGATGCCAAGCTGAATATCGACGACAACGCCCTGTTCCGCCACCCGGAGTTGGCGGCGCTTCGCGATCCGGATGAGGAGTTACCCCTCGAGGTCGAGGCCTCGAAGTCCGGCCTGAACTACATCAAGCTGAACGGGACCGTGGGATGCATGGTGAATGGGGCTGGATTAGCCATGGCAACCATGGATTTGGTTAAGCTTGTCGGCGGCGAGCCGGCGAATTTTCTCGATGTCGGTGGTGGCGCCAGCGCCGAACAGATCGAACGGGCGTTTCGCATCCTGGTCTCAGATCAATCCGTCAAAGTGGTGTTCATCAACATTTTTGGAGGAATCCTCAGGTGTGATCGGCTGGCGGAGGGGGTCATTCGTGCGGCTCGCTCGCTCCATGTGACATGGCCGATCGTGCTCCGGATGGAGGGGACCAATGTGGATCAAGGTAAGCGTATGCTCGCCGAGTCCGGCTTAAATTTCATCACAGCGGATGGCATGCAGGAAGCCGCCGAGCAGGCCGTGAAGGCCGCCAGACAAGCCGTTTCTTAG
- a CDS encoding acyl carrier protein has translation MTDVMEIEERVKKIIVDQLGVNATEVTPEASFVEDLGADSLDTVELVMALEEEFGIEIPDEEAEKIVTVKDAIAHIKAHPA, from the coding sequence ATGACTGACGTGATGGAGATCGAGGAGAGGGTAAAGAAGATCATTGTAGATCAGTTGGGCGTAAATGCGACAGAGGTGACACCGGAGGCCTCATTCGTTGAAGATCTGGGCGCCGACTCGCTTGATACGGTGGAGTTGGTGATGGCTCTCGAAGAGGAGTTCGGGATCGAGATTCCGGATGAGGAAGCCGAAAAGATCGTGACCGTCAAAGACGCGATCGCTCATATTAAAGCGCATCCTGCGTAA
- a CDS encoding putative ATP-dependent helicase Lhr — MATSNRRRQTGFDPQRLSMMRPVKAHPAGRSPSPPSLPHVDRFVDELRQGYATRGHPVHLRKIPSKSPSYADLGDPLPEPLWDALRRIGVDRLYTHQCAAIEAARAGRHPLVVTSTASGKSLTYLLPILEHLLADRSARALLLFPIKALEQDQLKTLQTLLPPGAGIEAAIVDGDTPASRREKLRANPPQLLLSNPDLLHLSLLPYHAQWRELWRNLRYVVLDELHTYRGVFGSHIAHVLRRLRRVAAAYGAQPQFIACSATISNPAGLSEQLTGHTFHVIDADGAPQQGKHFLLINPTGSAYTEATDLLLQCLRKGLKTIAFAKARKIAELIAMWARQTDPTLGGRLAAYRAGFRADERRAVEQGLFSEQLSGVVTTSALELGIDVGGLDACLLVGYPGSITSTWQRGGRVGRGRREALIILIALPDALDQYFFRHPDDFFGRPFEAAIVDPANRQILTAHLVAAASEVPLRTDDPFYAAEKDLIRALHDQGRLLLSADGTEWYARERNPQRRINIRSLGEACAILDQAGRAIGTIDGIRAVHECHPGAVYLHQGQQYEILNLDLVQHKVHVRPVSIDYYTTPLAEKDTEVLEIMESMEHQGIPYHLGRLKVTERVLGYERRRIFGQDKIGSYRLDLPPHTFETVGLWFEVPDGLKAMVEQTGSHFMGSIHAVEHAMISLFPLYALCDRSDIGGISYPIHPQVGRAAIFIYDGYPGGIGLTERGFQVLPELFLKTRQLLDECTCEAGCPSCVHSPKCGSGNKPLDKQGASLTLQGLLGETPWTDTRRPRPDHLVAAVSHPRKEDDADTTTAAPCAVVFDLETQRSADDVGGWDQRHRMGLAVGVVYDLDRAEFRVYTEPQVDALIRDLVRARLVVGFNLRRFDFDVLRAYADVDWNSLPTLDILECVYRRLGFRLKLDHLAQETLGERKSADGLQSLAWFKAGEIERVIEYCKQDVLLTKRLYDFGRQHGYLLYRDIQGRAVRLPVDFDENLFSRQSR, encoded by the coding sequence GTGGCCACGAGCAACCGCAGACGGCAGACGGGTTTTGATCCACAACGCCTGAGCATGATGCGACCTGTTAAGGCACATCCGGCCGGGCGATCCCCGTCGCCTCCATCCCTCCCCCACGTCGATCGATTTGTGGACGAATTGCGTCAAGGCTACGCGACACGGGGTCATCCTGTCCACCTCAGGAAGATTCCGTCCAAATCTCCAAGCTACGCAGACTTAGGCGACCCTCTGCCTGAACCCCTTTGGGACGCGTTGCGTCGGATTGGTGTCGACCGGCTCTACACGCACCAGTGCGCCGCCATTGAAGCGGCCCGCGCCGGCCGGCATCCTTTAGTCGTCACCTCCACCGCATCCGGGAAAAGTCTGACCTATCTCTTGCCGATTCTTGAACACCTGCTGGCCGATCGTTCGGCTCGAGCCCTGCTGTTGTTCCCAATCAAGGCGCTGGAGCAGGATCAACTGAAGACGTTGCAGACGCTGCTGCCTCCCGGTGCAGGTATCGAGGCCGCCATTGTGGATGGCGATACGCCGGCGTCGCGCCGCGAGAAACTCCGGGCGAACCCGCCCCAGCTTCTGCTGAGCAACCCTGATCTTCTCCATCTGTCGTTATTACCCTACCACGCTCAGTGGCGTGAGTTGTGGCGCAACCTCCGCTATGTGGTGCTCGACGAACTGCACACGTATCGCGGGGTGTTCGGCTCGCACATCGCCCACGTCCTGCGTCGGCTGCGGAGGGTGGCGGCCGCCTACGGAGCGCAGCCGCAGTTCATCGCCTGCTCGGCGACAATCAGTAATCCTGCCGGCCTGTCGGAGCAACTCACCGGTCACACATTTCACGTGATTGACGCGGATGGCGCGCCGCAGCAGGGTAAGCACTTTCTGCTGATCAATCCAACCGGCAGCGCATACACCGAGGCGACCGACCTGCTCCTCCAGTGTCTCCGGAAAGGGCTGAAGACCATCGCCTTCGCCAAGGCCAGAAAGATCGCCGAGTTGATCGCGATGTGGGCCCGACAAACCGATCCGACGCTTGGCGGCCGACTTGCCGCCTATCGAGCGGGCTTTAGGGCCGATGAACGCCGAGCTGTCGAGCAAGGGCTGTTCAGCGAACAATTGTCAGGAGTCGTGACCACCTCCGCCCTGGAGCTTGGGATTGATGTGGGCGGGCTGGATGCCTGTCTCCTTGTGGGGTATCCCGGCAGCATTACCAGCACATGGCAACGGGGCGGTCGAGTGGGTCGCGGCCGGCGAGAGGCGCTGATCATCCTGATTGCGCTTCCCGATGCCCTCGATCAGTACTTTTTCCGACACCCCGATGACTTCTTCGGTCGGCCATTCGAAGCGGCGATCGTCGATCCCGCGAATCGCCAGATTCTCACAGCGCATCTCGTGGCAGCGGCTTCCGAAGTGCCGTTGCGAACCGACGACCCGTTCTATGCGGCGGAGAAGGACCTCATCCGGGCGCTTCACGATCAGGGGCGGTTGCTGTTGTCGGCGGACGGGACGGAATGGTACGCCCGTGAGCGAAATCCTCAGCGCCGAATCAACATCCGCTCACTGGGAGAGGCCTGTGCGATTCTTGACCAGGCCGGCCGGGCTATCGGCACCATTGATGGCATCCGCGCCGTCCATGAGTGTCATCCGGGGGCCGTCTATCTGCATCAGGGGCAGCAATATGAGATCCTGAATCTGGATCTGGTCCAGCACAAGGTGCACGTCAGACCGGTCTCCATCGATTACTACACGACGCCGCTCGCCGAGAAGGATACTGAGGTTCTCGAAATCATGGAATCCATGGAGCATCAAGGGATCCCATATCACCTGGGACGGCTCAAAGTCACTGAGCGGGTGCTTGGTTATGAACGCAGGCGAATCTTTGGCCAGGATAAGATTGGGTCCTATCGTCTGGATCTGCCGCCTCACACCTTTGAGACCGTCGGTCTCTGGTTTGAGGTGCCTGATGGGCTAAAGGCGATGGTGGAACAGACGGGGTCACACTTCATGGGGAGCATTCATGCGGTGGAGCACGCCATGATCAGTCTCTTCCCGCTGTATGCCCTCTGCGACCGCTCGGACATCGGCGGGATCTCTTATCCGATCCACCCCCAGGTCGGTCGCGCGGCAATTTTTATTTACGACGGCTACCCGGGCGGTATCGGGTTGACCGAACGCGGCTTCCAGGTTCTGCCGGAGCTGTTCCTCAAGACACGACAACTCCTCGACGAGTGCACATGCGAAGCCGGATGCCCCTCATGCGTCCACTCACCCAAGTGCGGTTCCGGCAATAAACCGCTCGATAAACAGGGCGCCTCCCTGACGCTTCAGGGTCTGCTCGGGGAGACGCCGTGGACCGACACCAGGCGACCGCGCCCCGATCACCTGGTGGCAGCCGTATCTCATCCGCGGAAGGAGGACGACGCCGACACCACGACGGCGGCGCCCTGTGCCGTCGTCTTTGACCTTGAGACGCAGCGCAGCGCCGATGATGTTGGCGGATGGGACCAGCGACATCGGATGGGGCTTGCGGTCGGCGTCGTCTACGACCTGGATCGCGCCGAGTTCCGCGTCTACACCGAGCCGCAGGTTGATGCTCTGATCAGAGACCTGGTCCGCGCGCGTCTGGTCGTCGGGTTCAACCTGCGGCGTTTCGACTTCGATGTCTTGCGGGCCTACGCCGACGTTGACTGGAATTCCCTGCCCACGCTGGATATTCTCGAATGCGTCTACCGAAGACTCGGCTTCCGGCTGAAACTGGATCATCTGGCTCAAGAGACTCTGGGGGAGCGAAAGTCAGCAGATGGCCTGCAAAGCCTGGCCTGGTTTAAGGCAGGCGAGATCGAGCGGGTGATCGAATACTGTAAGCAGGACGTCCTCCTGACGAAGCGGCTCTATGATTTTGGCCGACAACACGGGTATCTGTTGTACCGGGATATTCAGGGACGGGCGGTCAGGCTGCCGGTAGACTTTGACGAAAATCTGTTTTCGCGACAGTCGAGGTAG
- the rpmF gene encoding 50S ribosomal protein L32, whose protein sequence is MPLPKRRHSNTRTRTRRSHDALTAPNLVECPNCHERKLPHRACPACGHYRGREVVKREEV, encoded by the coding sequence ATGCCCCTACCAAAACGTCGTCATAGCAATACGCGGACACGAACACGACGCTCGCATGACGCCCTGACGGCGCCCAATCTTGTGGAGTGCCCAAACTGTCACGAGCGGAAGCTGCCTCATCGGGCTTGCCCGGCCTGTGGTCATTATCGCGGTCGGGAGGTCGTGAAGCGGGAAGAGGTGTAA
- a CDS encoding succinyl-CoA synthetase subsunit alpha, whose amino-acid sequence MSILVDQQTRVVVQGITGKEGTFHALACREYGTRMVAGVTPGKGGVRHEEIPVFDTVREAVDREGANTALIFVPAAFAAEAILEAIDAAVPLVACITEGIPILDMVRVARVLHDSGTRLVGPNCPGIISPGQAKVGIMPGHIHKPGRIGVISRSGTLTYEAVNQLTRLGLGQSTCIGIGGDPIIGTTFVDCLALFETDRTTDAVLMIGEIGGTAEEEAAAFVERHVTKPVIAYIAGLAAPSERRMGHAGAIISGGRGTAAEKIDALQRAGITVVRNPAEIGAAVKKVLG is encoded by the coding sequence ATGAGCATTCTCGTAGATCAGCAGACGCGCGTCGTGGTGCAGGGGATCACCGGCAAGGAGGGGACGTTTCACGCCCTGGCGTGTCGTGAGTACGGGACCCGTATGGTCGCAGGCGTGACCCCAGGCAAGGGGGGTGTACGCCATGAGGAAATTCCGGTCTTTGACACCGTGCGTGAGGCTGTAGATAGAGAGGGCGCCAATACCGCCCTGATTTTTGTCCCCGCCGCCTTCGCCGCCGAGGCGATTCTGGAGGCGATCGATGCGGCGGTCCCGCTGGTGGCGTGTATTACGGAGGGGATTCCCATTCTGGATATGGTGCGGGTCGCCCGTGTTCTTCACGATTCTGGAACCCGCCTGGTAGGCCCGAACTGTCCGGGGATTATCTCTCCTGGACAGGCGAAAGTGGGGATTATGCCGGGCCACATCCACAAACCCGGTCGCATCGGTGTTATCTCACGAAGCGGTACGCTCACCTATGAGGCGGTCAATCAGCTCACACGTCTGGGTCTTGGTCAATCTACGTGCATCGGGATTGGCGGAGATCCGATTATCGGCACCACCTTCGTCGATTGCCTGGCGCTCTTTGAAACCGATCGAACGACCGATGCCGTTCTGATGATCGGTGAGATCGGGGGGACGGCTGAAGAGGAGGCTGCAGCCTTTGTTGAGCGCCATGTCACGAAACCGGTCATTGCATACATCGCCGGGCTTGCGGCGCCTTCCGAGCGACGCATGGGTCACGCGGGGGCGATTATCTCCGGCGGAAGAGGAACGGCAGCGGAGAAGATCGATGCACTGCAGCGGGCCGGTATTACCGTCGTACGCAATCCGGCGGAGATCGGCGCCGCTGTCAAAAAAGTTCTCGGCTGA
- a CDS encoding 3-ketoacyl-ACP reductase, with amino-acid sequence MTGGSRGIGRAIALTLSAQGAKVAICARSLEAAQKVVAEMEATGAEGLAAAADISRESEADGLIQAAMKRFGRLDILINNAGITKDGLLIRMKEEDWDAVLDVNLKGAFLTTRAALRPMLRAQAGRIVNISSVAGTMGIPGQANYSAAKAGLNGFTKAVAKEVASRSITVNAVAPGFIETEMTAVLSEDRKRTYLSQIPMGRFGASEEVAALVAFLVSEAASYITGQVITIDGGLRT; translated from the coding sequence GTGACCGGCGGCTCGCGGGGCATCGGGCGGGCAATTGCCCTGACACTCTCAGCGCAGGGGGCGAAGGTAGCCATCTGTGCGAGGAGCCTGGAGGCGGCTCAAAAGGTTGTCGCCGAGATGGAGGCGACCGGGGCCGAGGGGCTGGCTGCGGCGGCCGATATCTCGCGGGAGTCTGAGGCCGATGGGCTTATTCAGGCCGCCATGAAACGTTTTGGACGTCTTGACATCCTGATCAATAACGCCGGCATCACCAAGGACGGACTTCTGATCCGGATGAAGGAAGAGGATTGGGATGCGGTGCTGGACGTTAACCTGAAGGGGGCATTCTTGACAACCCGAGCCGCGCTTCGACCGATGCTCCGGGCGCAGGCCGGTCGAATTGTGAATATCAGCTCGGTGGCGGGAACGATGGGGATTCCCGGGCAGGCCAACTACTCCGCAGCGAAGGCCGGCCTGAACGGTTTTACGAAGGCCGTCGCCAAGGAGGTGGCCTCCAGGTCGATCACCGTGAATGCGGTGGCCCCCGGCTTCATTGAAACCGAGATGACTGCGGTGCTGTCTGAGGACCGCAAGCGGACCTACCTCAGCCAGATCCCTATGGGGCGATTTGGCGCGTCGGAGGAGGTGGCGGCCCTGGTCGCGTTTCTGGTATCGGAAGCGGCGAGCTATATTACAGGTCAAGTGATTACGATCGATGGTGGGTTGCGAACATAA